In Alphaproteobacteria bacterium, the DNA window GGAAATGGAAGGATAATACTAACCACCCGCGACAGTAACATCGAAAATAGTAGATACGTTAATAACCTGGTCCAAGTGGGAGAACTTACCCCAGAACAAAAATTAAATCTTTTTATGAAAATCATGAGCAATGGAAAAAAGACAAGTTTCACAAACGCCCAACGAAAAAGTACTAAGAACTTCCTTGCAGAAATCCCCCCTTTTCCCCTCGATATCTCAGTGTCTGCATATTACCTAAAGGCAACCCATATCCCTTATAAAAAATATTTAGAAAATATGTCTACATACAACAGAAACTTTTCTGATGTGCAGAAGAAGATTCTTCAAGAGATTGGTGGTTATACCAAAACCCGTTATGGGATCATAACACTAACCATAAAACGTCTTATAAAAGCACATAAGGATTTCAAAGAGCTACTCCTTTTTATAAGCCTTTTAGACTCACAAAATATTCCTCGAGAATTGCTCACAACTTTTAAAGATGATTTTGTCGTAGATAATTTTATTTATCACTTAAACAAATTTTCACTTATCACGAATAAATCAATCAATCTCCCCCTCTTAGAATCGACATTCTCTATCCACAGGAGCATTCAAGCAAAAATATTATCACATCTTTTCAATACACTAGATCTGAGCAAGAAAGTTAATCTGACACGCCCCATAAATTCCAGCTTAGAAAGCTATATACGAGACGCTGTGGATAAAGAAGATTTCTCCAAGATGAAAAACTTATATCCACATGCCGAACATGTTCTAGGCCACAGCGACTTGCTTAGCAATAAAGACAAGGGGATTTTAATGGGAGAACTAGCCTGTATATATTGCTACTTGTCCCATCATTCCAAGGCTAAACTTCTTTTTGAGAAGAGTCTTTCTATTTTAAGTTCTGAGAGAGATTCAAACGATAAAATTGCGCGATTTTTATTATTTCTAGGAAATGTTTACAAAAAAACAGGAGAATATAACAAAGCCAAAGAATTATTTGAACGCAGCATTAAAACCTACCAAAAATCACCTAACGATATAGCTGGTGCGGCAAAAGCTTACGGTTATTTAGGGACAGTTTTTGAAGGCTTAGGAGATCTTAAGCAAGCAAAGGTCCTTCTTGAAAAAAGTATAGACATGTATAAGAAATGCCCCTCAAGACGCATTGGTCTTGCCTGGGCACTGGCACATTTAGGAAGTGTCTATAAGAACATAGGGGACTACGAGAAAGCAAAAGAGTTATTTGAACAAAGTCTTAAAATTTATATGGCACATTCTGAAAACTATGTGGGATCCTCTTGGGTTCTGGGAGATCTAGGAAACGTCTACACAAAGTTGGGAGACTTTGAAAAAGCTAAACATTATCTTGAAAAAAGCCTTAAAATCCTAAGTCAGTATTTCTTTGATGACCACATATACGTCGCAAGAACATCCATCCATCTGGGGAATTATTATAAAGAAGTTGGCGAATATGAAAAAGCAAAACATTTATTAAGAAAGGAATTGGTTGTCATTGAGAAAAATTATGGGAAGAA includes these proteins:
- a CDS encoding tetratricopeptide repeat protein, with product MTKSCLIEAPSCSDLNTYFPSDPNIWGNGRIILTTRDSNIENSRYVNNLVQVGELTPEQKLNLFMKIMSNGKKTSFTNAQRKSTKNFLAEIPPFPLDISVSAYYLKATHIPYKKYLENMSTYNRNFSDVQKKILQEIGGYTKTRYGIITLTIKRLIKAHKDFKELLLFISLLDSQNIPRELLTTFKDDFVVDNFIYHLNKFSLITNKSINLPLLESTFSIHRSIQAKILSHLFNTLDLSKKVNLTRPINSSLESYIRDAVDKEDFSKMKNLYPHAEHVLGHSDLLSNKDKGILMGELACIYCYLSHHSKAKLLFEKSLSILSSERDSNDKIARFLLFLGNVYKKTGEYNKAKELFERSIKTYQKSPNDIAGAAKAYGYLGTVFEGLGDLKQAKVLLEKSIDMYKKCPSRRIGLAWALAHLGSVYKNIGDYEKAKELFEQSLKIYMAHSENYVGSSWVLGDLGNVYTKLGDFEKAKHYLEKSLKILSQYFFDDHIYVARTSIHLGNYYKEVGEYEKAKHLLRKELVVIEKNYGKKHVETACVLKSLGQVHLLEGNLDEAENILRESLNIFQINKHPEEHLIFEDLAEVYLTRANIEKSKGFIEKSESFKSQSNHYLNESMKILKNHFPEKFAYRPTK